In Ascaphus truei isolate aAscTru1 chromosome 2, aAscTru1.hap1, whole genome shotgun sequence, the genomic stretch atttgcgacgggagggggcatggcagtaggtttgcggggcgtggccatgatgtcccgcggctggtttgccctctttggctgaaccgccggcggggcgtggccacgccttcatcgcaaatgccaatctcaaactcccctgcctgcctgaaaacctgtcgcgcaccgctggggaaaggtgcgcgacaaggtaggaactgggtgggcggggcttgatcgcacagacgtgcgctgtagtagttagtgggaccgcatccttaggagccgcttccgcatacgtgcggaggcgtgtggaaatgcaggcgacagtcaagtttaaatatacgcgctgaggggagcggaggagcggtcacgtgacagcaaacatccaataaggatgagggactagccccgcttcccgccccacctccgccacaccctcgccccacccccaaagcgcgctcactgcctcacctgtcaggccacaaaaacgcaccagcttctgcaggcgagtcAAAGCAGGAGCGCGGCCCAagtccttaggcctcgggcatggtcatcgcttaggcgctgacccatgctgaggcgcgctgctgctcggcactgagcccctgcagccgcaatgagagcggctttagcaggggctcgcgcacgcttccgcacgcctatggaagcgtgtcttaagaaatctttcGTTTCTTAGCTTGcatggccggtcacgtgagcggtcgccgaatgagggagaaccagctccgtgacttcatggccacacccccgcaAACCTACCACCATGCCCCCTTCCGTCGCAaatgttctctctcccctcagaccgcagatcgcggtgaagcccTGTGCATGcaccgcccccccgccgggcgcgtgctggggactcagcctaaagccgcgctgattacagatgcagggggtatagaatgtcaataggggagtgttctgtcttttttttccatttcattTTGTACTGAGTGCgcatagccgtgcggctatttgcactcaacttaactgagtgcgaatagccgagctgctatGAATACTGCAAAGTCAATAGAGGAGTGCTCTGTGTACCTTCTATACCTTTATTGACTCAAAagcatcagaaagtcttatagctcaattGGTAATGCTACAGCCTATTAACAGAGTGGAcgagggttcgattcctggctgggatgtttaaAAAATGAaacgccagggtttttaaatctccattttttcaagcgttgctatcacggtatgcagaaagccctgaatacctgtgatagcaacatttgcaaaaacgGTGAGTAGCCGGCGGAGTGATGATcatctctctgaaaagggctcacccggcaatttctttcagctgcagagagagccgactctccctgtacaaatctcgcccgaaatggatgtattttaatttacattttattactagtgtagatgagcagggggtctcctgagctgaatcgctttgatttacaggccctggtatggggcatcggtgtcAGTATCACCACCATTTTAAAATcatccgcatcacgtgaccgggccTCACTTTCTTGTGTGCACCTGTAAAAGCCGCAATCTGCGGTCTAAGGGTAGCAATGGGAcgtgcgggggcgtggccatgaggtGGGCATTGCCAGGAGGGGGCGTAACCATGAGGGGGCGTGGTcatgacaggggaggggggggggcacggctttGGAGAATGCAGTTACAATCTTTTTTGCAAAGTCTCTAGACTCAATTCAAATGGATGGGGACTCCCTGAGATGCTGGAGTGTGTTCATTACATATTATATAGGATCGCTAATGCCATCTCCTTCGTGAGTTCCATTCCCAGCATATTTAGTATGGATCCGTGTGAGCTAATCAAGACGGGACTCATCATATGAAAAAGTAAAGTGATGTGTAGACTGCAACAGATGATCACTTTGTAAAAATAAAGGGGTCTTGTTTAAAAAAGCAGCAAACACGTATCTTAAAGTTACCCAAAAGCCAAACTCTCCTTGTTCTGGACATAATGGTACTGAAAGGTGCAACAGGTTTAGGGTTGCACTAGGCACAATGTCTGCTTCAACTTTAGAGACCGGTTTATTCACCACCTACAGTACCTTTCTGACTGTTGAGGACTCATCGTACCATCAGCAAAATGCAATTTCATAAATGCAAACAACCCACTTGGTAACCAAGAGTTAAGCAACATGCCAGTATAGATATGCCCGTCGTGCAAAGAGAAGTCCTTTCAAGGAACGGTCTCAGGGATAGATATCTGCACTACCAGTGGTTGCTAGTCAACCATGTGACTGCGTCGCCACACGAAAAGACAAAACGTTTGTCTTTCAGCGCCATCGCGGTTTGTGCGCCCacctggggcctgccccatagagggctgtgctttgTGTGTGATGCACACGCCGTCGCACGTGCAGCCGCGGCCACCAGGGATGAAGACTAAGAGCTTCTACGGTCACTCACTGATCTTTAGACCACACGGTCCATTTAATGGTGtccattatatttttattttgatacATGTTTCTGCTGTGACAAGTTGAAAATAATCAACAATGTTCCATGTGATAGAAGAGGAATGGGCAGATTTTGCTTAAGGAACGGTTACTCATCACACAAAGTATTAACAGTGTTTGTTTTTTGAATGTGTGAAAGACATGGCATGAAGGCCACATCTTACTGAGATGCTCAGCAAATCCCTTTATCCAGCACTCAGAATGAAAAGTAATTGGTAATCCCATCTTCATTGCCACCTTCGCCATAAAAGAATTGTAGATCTAACTAAAGCCCTTGTTTGTTCTCACATCACAGGTTAGACACCAACGGCTGCCACACTGGTAACTCTCAGCAATGAAGGGCtgacaataaaatatttaattcaatttttgctCAATCAAATCACAGCATTGAATTACTTACTCAGTCAAATCAAAGAACCTCTACAATAAATACCTGTGTGTGCGTTAGAAAGGACAGTCTAAATCAAGGAAGGATGCCCAGACAGCACATCATTTTCTTGTGTGGCATAACTGAAACCTAGCTGCATAATGCACATTATTTTTCATTATTCGAATTGCTGATCTCTTTTGTAGGCGAATAGCTGATTGATTTTAATATGCACATAGTAAGATGTCTCCATTGATAATTCCAGTGTCGAAACTCTGCCTTTTGCATGTTTCATTTGATGAAAAATCTTTGACTGAGTTACGGTCTTTCAAACTCGTTTAAATGAAAGAAAACATCCCAACAAAGTTGGTTAGCAGCAACATTTACACTGTGACAACAACTTGCAGAATTGTGACAACAACATTTACATTTTAACAACTTTGCAATAACTTTTAAAGGAAATGTACAGAAACCTTTAAAATGTTCTGAATCCCTTTGAGAAAGTGTCAAGGTGAAAAAAAGGTTATACACAGCCAGCCCTGGCATGAATATGTGCTGTGCTTCTATGATTCTCAAAGTCTCCCTGTATTGACATGAACCTATTGTTCACCAACAGTGGATTTGTAATCCCAATAGTCTATGTTTTGCTTAAAGTGTGGCATAACTGTAGGATACAGTCCTTATTCAGATTTGTGAACTTGCTGGAAACAATATTGTTTACATTTAATAAGAATTATTATCATCCTAGAAATGGAGATAGTGGCTCTTATTAAATGATATAATCCCTTACAGATGAAGATGTGTCTGGATGATCTGCAGACCACCAAGTTTACTCATTTATATTTGAATAAGCTGAAAATGTTtaaaggctttaaaaaaaaaatagggaatGCAAGAACTCATTTTAATAAGGATTATATCTGGCGGATTTACATGAACTGTGATGGATTGGGAAAATGACAACTCTGAAACATGATGAAGGTCAGTAAACAGATCTGATCTTACCTCACGCTCAGTTATGAGTTTCATAAATGTGAATGACAGCAAACATTGCCATCACCCTAAGTGATAAGTTTTGCATGATTGCCAGGCTGCTGAAGGATCTTTCTGCCATCTCATCTACTGTGCATGGGGGTTGCCTGTATGGCCTACATCTCAAGGGTCAAAATGACGTCATCAGAAATGtgaacatacagtaggtggcagtgaCTGTAAGTAGGTCTGCAAGAGCAACCATGCAAGTGGCCCATTTTTAAATACTGTCACCCGGTAAGAACACTGAAACCTGAACacttaggctgtgtccatagaagCACGacagcgctcctccgcgctgacgctgaggctcgcctgctcaatcaggagcgattgtatggacttgcaggcgagccagcgtgcgcgatcgggaggcggagcACTGATGTCATAGGGCCAATAGCCTGCGAAgcgccgacgtcaacgtcacggcaccaacgtcatggcgccgacgTCATGGCGCTGCTTCGCTCCGATTGGgtgtttcagccgacagcgcgcttgGATATAATTTTtgatgtcggctgaaaatccttacgcctcagcacgcctgcggacgctcgcggaagccccctctcaagacatcctcattgaggatgacggagctcatcgcggagcgtccgcacggctcagcgatgtcggtccttctatggactcagccttacgtGTGAGTGCATGCATGCGTGCGTGTAGTGCCAGATTACCCATAGGCACACTTGGCACGTGCCTAGGTTGACCGTTACATAGTCAGTattatggaaaaaataaataaaattaataaatacgTAAAAATAACATGTTTTTTCATATTCTAAGGAATTCAAATACAGTAATTAATACAATAATTGCGGCATATAATTTCGATGTCTGATTCAACAGGTCCAGGTCATTTGGTCCGTTCCCTACGTCTCTGTTACACGAAGCCCCCTCCTGTACAGTACAGGTTTGTAACTATTTGCTTACATGCTGCAGCCAgcacatcatactgtatgttgTCACGCGGTCACACCGCCCACCTGGCTCTCGCTCGCTGTCACTTCCGTCTGGACCTTCATGTAGGTacgttttttatttcattttgttttattttcatttagtGATCGTCAGCTTTTCTCAAATTCCTTTCCTCTGATTTTATattgtgttgggtgtgtgtgtgtgtgtgtgtgtgtgtgtgtgtgtgtgtgtgtgtgtgtgtgtgtgtgtgtgtgtgtgtgtgtgtgtgtgtgtgtgtgtgtgtgtgtgtgtgtgtgtgtgtgtgtgtgtgtgtgtaaggatccCAATCAGTAAAAATACATGTGTGCAAAATAAATAACTGtaggtgaaaaaaaaaaatccaccttGTGCGTTATGTTTAGAGCAGCACCAGCACTCAAATGGTTAACTATAAAATACGCAATGGTCACCAAGAGATTTAAAAATAGCCACATTTTAGGCAGTTCATCTTACACGTGATATATTCAAATATACATTTATGTTGACAGTGTCGCCAAACATCATGTTTTCCATCCCTTCAGCAACCCCAATCTGAAATGATGATTGGATTCGTACTGAAAGGTTCACAGGGTCCTTTATACCAGACACCCTGAAAGCATGTTGTTCTTATCCTAGAAGAAGAATATGATAATTAAACACATAAAGAAGGATGAAAGAGAACAGGCACTCATTATTACATCAGGAAGCCTGGCAATTGTATTAAACATTTGGGTTTATCAGTCATGTGATCCTTGCATGTTGGCTCATATGATGAAACAGTATCCGATGTCCCATCTAATATCCAAGTGTGGAACCTGCTCCTTTTTAATTTCCAGGTATCTTTCCCTCTACAGTACTTCGCAACCTGGAATATCCTGCAGCCCGTGTTCAGTCTCCCATGCACTAGGTGGTCCCGCTGCAGCAGGTGGACAGAAGTCcccagacagagctcagtgcggGGACCTCCAGCAGCAGAAGAAGGACCGCAGCAGGGACACAAGGAGCTGGCGCGCCCCCTCCCGAAAGCGCTGGTCGCACACACTGTAGATGATCACATTGCAGCAGCTATTGCTGGCAAGGATCCAGAAGGCAAAAAAGGAGAAGGTGCACCATTGGTATCCCAAGACGTTGCCAACCACAAACACAGCGATGGGTGTAAAAGAGACTGTGAAGGCGATGGTCAGTGTCCCTATGGTCTTGGCCGCCTTGATATCAGAGAAGGAGACCTTCAGGGGCTCCTGGTCTGTCCCAGACAGTAGTTTCCTCTTGCGGGAGTATTGATGTATGGTGGTGAGGGACAGGGCGTTGATTACCAGGGTGCCCCCCAGTAGGCTGAAGTCAAAAGCAGGGAAGAGCAGCAATATTTGCCAGACATGGGCAGGAGAGGCAGGAGCCGGGGCATAGTTGCACATGCGACTACACGGATTGTATTCCACCACTATCCCCCCATGGCTGAAGATCATGGGGATCATTGCCAGGAAGAAGCTGGATATCCAGGAGAGCAGGATGAGAAGTAAGGTCCTCCTCTTGGTGATAACTACTTCCTTGTGTAAGGGCTTCAGGATGGCGATGCTCCTCTCAATGGTGAGCAGGAAGATGGTGCTGATAGATACCAGGGTGCAACCTGCAAACACAGGACCGACTAGATAGCAAGGGTGCCACGATCCCAGCAGGAGCACCTCATGGGTTCTCTCTGAGGTGGAAGCGTTCACGAGAAGAAGTGTGATCTCCCCATACACAGAGAAGGGAACCACCAGGACGCCCAGTGCCAGGTCTGCCACTGCCAAGGAGGTCTTCAGGTAACCCTGGGGGGTGCGAAATTGTTTGGTACCCAAGAAAACCGCCAGGATTACCAAATTTCCGAACAGTATGGCCAGAATCAAGATTATCATGAAGCTGACCGTGAATATGCGGTTCCCAGGTGTGCAGCAACAGCTACTACAGTTGGTCTGGTTAAGGTCTGTGAGCATCCTTACAGGGGGTCTGATCTCGGTGTCTACTGCTCTCCTCTCGTCGCTCCTTTCCGATCCCACTAAATAACCCTCCTTCTCTATCTCTATGCCCCTGacactttttctctctcccactctctcattTTCACAGTATATTTGACAGCCCCTTTCTCCTTCCTTGTCTGTTTGTATACAGTTTATACAGTTTATACAGTTTATGTCTGTATCTCTACTCCTCTCTCTCTATTAGCATACCTATTTCTTACATCCACTCCTCTATTTACATACAAGATATATATCTTTATCTCCTTATCCCTTTGACTCAGTGTCTCTGTGTCCTTCTCTCGCCCCCTTATTGAAACACCTCCTCTATCTTTCTGACACATTCCTCTTCTGTATATGtgcccatcccctctccccctacctTGCTATTCTTTTATTAAGTCCTCCCAATTACCTTATCTTTACCCCGTTCTCCCATTTCACGTATCTTCTCCCGTCTTTCCATCCATGGTGATACTGTCTCCTCTCCCTTTCTGGCTCTGCTGTCTTTATGCTTTACTTCTATCCCTGTTTCAGTCAGAGCTTTTTTATTTAACTTTCTGCCTATCTTATTAATTCATATATCCTTCTTTCACGTTCCCTACCTTTCCATGGATGATGCATGTGAATGTGATGCTCTGTATGTGTTCATataactccccccccctacccactctctcccactccccacccctccccccgttcCCTTATGATTTGTGGTTTATTAATGACTGAATCGCTGGAAGGACTGAATCcctcacctactgtatacaacgctctATTTTCTCTTGCTGAACAAGGTGGAAATGTACAACTTTCTAAAtctcctgctctggtcacataATGCTCCGATGTGCAACAGCCCAGTTTTCTGTCTGCATGCTATTGTCAATCAGCAGCTGCACACCACAGAAGATGAATGAGCACTAGTATTTCCAATACTGCCGCAATGAAAAGTAAATGTAAATAATGTATTTGAATCAGTCATATCCCCTCAATTTCAATACATGAGAAGGGAAGTGGCTAGGAATTGAATGTAGTATACTGTAGTGTCTTTTGGTTATGAtgttacagaaaaaaagaagCTGTGCATCCTGTACACTTGGCTAATTCATATCTTATGTGGATTGGGTGCCTTTTGGTTTAGCTGCACAGGGggccattattgtattgtattgtattgtatgtctttatttatatagcaccattaatgtacatagcgcttcacagtagtaatacatgtgataatcaaataaataacagataatataaataacagatcatgggaataagtgctttagacataaaagtacaaaaaagtaacattaaggaagaggagtccctgccccgaggagcttacagtctaattggtaggtaggtagaacgtacagagacagtaggagggagttctggtaagtgcgtctgcagggggccaagctttatgtatcatgtgttcagaatatccacagtgctattcatatgcttctttaagcaagtgtgtcttaaggtgggtcttaaaggtggatagagagggtgctagtcgggtactgaggggaagggcattccagaggtgtggggcagtcagtgaaaagggtttaaggcaggagagggctttagatacaaagggggtagacagaagacatccttgagcagaacgcaagagtcgggatggtgcatagcgagaaattagggctgagatgtaaggaggggcagaagagtgtaaagctttaaaagtgaggagaagaatggagtgtgagatgcaggatttgatcggaagccaggagagggattgttcatgaggggagatgctgagacagatctaggaaagagtagagtgattctggcagcagcatttaggatagattgtaggggagacaggtgagaggcaggaaggccggacagcaggaggttacagtaatcaagacgggagagaatgagggcctgagtcagagttctagcagtcaagcaacagaggaaagggcgtatctttgttatattgtggaggaaaaagcgacaagttttagaaatgttttgaatgtgaggggcgaatgtgagagaggagttgagtgtgacccctaggcagcgtgcttgggctactgggtgaatgatcgtagttccaacagtaatgtggaaggaggtagtagggccaggtttgggaggaagtatgaggagctctgttttagccatgttgagtttaaggcggcggagggccatccaggatgatatagcagagagacattcagaaactttggtttgtacagcagttgtaaggtcgggtgttgaaaagtatatttgtgtgtcgtcaacatagaggtgatatttaaacccaaaagatgttattaggtcacctagagagagtgtatacagagaaaagagaagaggtcccaggacagagcccggggtacccccacagagagatcaattgaggaggaggaggtgttagcagaagagacactgaaagtacgatgggagaggtaggatgagatccaggatagagctttgttccgaataccaagagtatggagaatatgaaggagaagagggtggtccacggtgtcaaatgctgcagagaggtcgagtaatatgagcagagtgtaatgacctctgtctttggcagcatggaggtcgtcagttattttagtgagggctgtttccgtggagtgagcagtgcggaagccagattgtagagggtctaggagagaataggtgttgagaaaatggagcaagcgagagaatacaagatgttcaaggagtttataggcaaaaggcaggagggagacaggtcaatagttagaaagacaggtagggtcaagcttgctgttcttgagtaatggtatgactgttgcatgtttgaaggaggatggaaaggttccagagcagaaggaggagttaaaaatgtgtatgagcgtagggattatagtaggagcaagaggttttaggagatgggagggaatggggtcaaaagggcaagtggtagagggagaagaggcgatcaacagcgacacatcctcctctgagacagtggaaaaagagtcaaggaaggcaggaggagagttaggaagaggtgtaggatgggaggaagaaacagaggggatgttctgatgtatggattccaccttttccttaaaatagtcagcaaagtcctgagcggagatggaggaaggagaggcagctgagagtggtttgagtagagtatcaaagacagagagccgtcggcgtgggttagacttgtgcatgttgattagtgcagaaaagtaggcttgtttagcttgcgagagggcagagttaaaacaggatagcataactTTGTAGtaaaggaagtctgcaagagtgtgagacttcctccagaggcgttcagattaacgagtggaggaacgcagcatgcgcgtgtgggaatttagccagagtctagggttagaagggcgagggcggcagagagaaagcggggtatgtagatcaagagacgtggacaagacagagttgtagttcctgaccagattatcagggtctgtagcagagctgagagaggagagggaggagcgtaaagtggactcaaagtcaggtaagtgaatatagcgcaggtttctgcagaaccggggggtagatggaggtggagaaggggagaagcgagatagagagaatttaatgagatgatggtcagagaaaggaaaaggagaaatggagaaatcggagagagagaagtttttagtgaaaaccaggtctaagtagtggccatccttgtgggtgctggctgcagtccactgttgaaggccaaaagaagaggttagagaaagaaagcgggaagcccaagggtcatcaatgtggcaattgaagtccccaaggagaagaacaggggagcctgaggagagaaagaaagagagccaggattcaaagtgagagagaaagacagaagggggatgagtagaggtaggtgggcgatagatgactgccacatggacagggagaggagagaagatctggacagtgtgagcctcaaaggagggaaaagcaagagatggaggaataggaagggttcggtaatggcagagagaggagagcaggagcctcacgcctccacccctgccatcagtgcgtggagtgtgggagaaggaaaggccaccataggagagggcagctctTTTTAGATCTTGATTTCTTTACACAATAAGGTTGTTGAACAAATGATAAAAACATCTTCACAGTTCATGGCACAGCATAGACAAGGAAGCGATGATCTCATCTATATGTTTCCCTCAGGCTACACAAGTCTGGTTATCACACCATTGCAACATGTAATGCAGTAGCTAAACTGAaggcaaggattctgggtaatggcatgtgAATGAGCACACTGAATGTGTCATATTTGAATCTATATTAAACATGGAGGGTTTCCTAAACTTTTCACCTGCGGTTTTAAACAGCTTGTATAGGAAATTCTTCCCTATAGAAGTACAGCACCACTCAAGAACTGCAGTGAACTCATTTGCATGATATAACCCCAAATCCTTGTCTGCAGCTCAACTCAAATGTAACAATGAGGTGAATGAAGCAGGTATGGGAGACCCATGGAAGGTCTATGATCTCATATTACCCTtacttttaaataaaaatgtacgATTATTGGAGGTGTTCATTTATTTGTTTTACTCCATGAAGAAATACGTGCTACACTATGTTATCAACTATATATTGATAATCATTATGTATATACAGATCAAGTCCCAAGTATCTGTCTCCTTACTATAGTAAAGATTGAAAAGTAGAGAGGGTAGAGCAAAGCGAAACAATTTTTAGGTGCCGaagaggcgctttatcaaaagtAACACACTCTCCAAAAAGTACTGCTTAATTAGTGGTCAGCCGATAAGTAACGCCCAGATGATAATTAATTATGTTAATATAGTAACACAGGTGTAAAGGGACAGAAACCTATTGATTAAATCAAATAATTCACATTGCTAACCATTACAACAGAAATTGCTGACTAATTTAATTTAAAACTGCTTAGTGTAAAGACAACAGTGTCTACTTATTATAGTGATAATCAGCATAGGCAAACAAAGTATCAACGCAACCAAAGCATTGGATATGTAACAAAGCAACTAAACTAAAACATGTATTGAATAATACAAATAGTTGCAAAACAAAATTAAAaccaaaacaaacatgaaaaatgTGTACCATTTTAGAATGAACCCATCATAGAAcaaaacatataataataataataaataaacgaTTTTAAGGGTGATATCATAGAATAAACATAAATAAAGCAGTATATAGGTTTGAGAATAAAATAAACCTGTATAACTGAAAATAAATAGTATAATAGTAATATAGTAATAATTATATACTATAATTTAAATCTAATGATATGTAAATAATCATATAGCCTATCAACCCTCGTATCAAAAATGTGTAGCTATAAACTATTTAAACTACCATAAATGTGGACTCAATCTAGGTAGACTGTACATATTGTAAGCATATTGACCCTGAATGTACAGATCTTGAGATaatgaatacagtacatgcataaatAGCACAATACAAAATTTATTTCTTGATGAATCAGCCAACAGGCTTAAAGAATCCTAAAGATGACATTCAATATGGCGGACTGTGAAAAACATCACTAGAGATATAACATATAAAAAATTGATCAAATAAACAGCCTCTATGAAGGGCTAACACCGATACATGTCAAGGTCATTGAATCACAGAAAATGTTTGAGCTCCCAATCAATATTAACACCTGAAGGATATAATGTATCTAGACTGAAAATCCAGAACATTTTCTTTCTGTTTAACATGCCCAATCGATCCCCTCCCCGAAGGGGGGCATGAATATGTTCAACCCCCAAAAAGCTAAAATTCTCAATACCAAAATGTAAAACAGTGGTTAGCAgacttggcattatttgatcaaaggaagtaaccaaaagtctcctttgtcttacagacttaggtttcactatgtctatgtatttccccatttattgttagcccaatgggaagGTTTCACTTTCTGAAAATTCTCAATACCACCCTGAGGGCAGTTGGCAAAATGTATTGATACTGAGTGTTACAGCGCGGACGTGCTCCATTATCCTCTTTTTAAGAGGCCTAATGGTCGGTCCAATGTAACCCATATCACAACCACATCTCAAGAGGTACACTGTGTAATTAGAATTGCAGTTGATAAAGGTTTGAATAGGCAGCTCAATTCttggtttaatacattttattttcttgATTTGATTTGCATATTGACATATGACACAATGACCACATCTGT encodes the following:
- the LOC142488104 gene encoding rhodopsin, GQ-coupled-like; protein product: MLTDLNQTNCSSCCCTPGNRIFTVSFMIILILAILFGNLVILAVFLGTKQFRTPQGYLKTSLAVADLALGVLVVPFSVYGEITLLLVNASTSERTHEVLLLGSWHPCYLVGPVFAGCTLVSISTIFLLTIERSIAILKPLHKEVVITKRRTLLLILLSWISSFFLAMIPMIFSHGGIVVEYNPCSRMCNYAPAPASPAHVWQILLLFPAFDFSLLGGTLVINALSLTTIHQYSRKRKLLSGTDQEPLKVSFSDIKAAKTIGTLTIAFTVSFTPIAVFVVGNVLGYQWCTFSFFAFWILASNSCCNVIIYSVCDQRFREGARQLLVSLLRSFFCCWRSPH